From the genome of Aricia agestis chromosome 9, ilAriAges1.1, whole genome shotgun sequence, one region includes:
- the LOC121730456 gene encoding uncharacterized protein LOC121730456 gives MSSVPICFLVLALTSSARGISSKVDFDEEEPAADLSKDNEDVEVKHTIVVSTKLKNNNYRGLVNGETGALTYNIGERNPKKTPKDDSGEVPVIKAFKSADTTAIRTPDTRHKTPVYTNYVPTSRHFRDEIDLYPNPLNQWKPTPLYKNVNYWNTDRDYIPLNRPDYEVHRRISEDTARDFYCKKCREMNGFRCQPRNSWITESTTPKIKLDGKIAKLN, from the exons ATGTCGTCAGTGCCCATCTGTTTTCTTGTTTTAG cacTAACGAGCTCAGCAAGAGGTATATCATCCAAAGTAGACTTTGATGAAGAAGAACCAGCTGCTGATCTAAGCAAGGACAACGAGGATGTTGAAGTAAAACATACAATAGTCGTCTCAACTAAACTGAAGAACAATAATTACAGAGGACTCGTCAATG GGGAAACCGGAGCTCTAACTTATAACATCGGCGAAAGAAATCCAAAGAAAACACCAAAAGATGACAGCGGTGAAGTGCCAGTAATAAAGGCTTTCAAATCAGCAGACACTACAGCAATAAGGACACCAGATACCAGACATAAGACGCCCGTGTACACCAACTATGTACCAACTAGTAGACACTTTAGAGATGAAATAGATCTGTACCCCAATCCACTCAATCAATGGAAACCGACGCCGCTGTACAAAAACGTCAACTATTGGAATACAGATAGAGACTATATTCCTCTGAACCGACCGGACTATGAGGTGCATAGGAGAATAAGTGAGGATACAGCAAGAGACTTCTACTGCAAGAAGTGTAGAGAGATGAATGGTTTCAGATGTCAGCCGAGAAACTCATGGATAACAGAAAGTACAACGCCGAAGATAAAACTAGATGGCAAAATAGCGAAATTAAACTAA